One stretch of Streptomyces sp. MMBL 11-1 DNA includes these proteins:
- a CDS encoding ALF repeat-containing protein has protein sequence MSLLPLALALSLLGTAPVSAAEPEPVSERISALAEATPSDRGRAVDYWVEGGPGVKAAAEAALTGSDAELQAFLTAADGIALQDKRVSAAQIAGIGGTELLTAARAALAGTQEELEIFLSWGWEEPMRQDERVQVSQVISAGGPNVQDAGRAALAGSADDVAAFLQKGQYTQREQDERVRLVQVLSLGGTNVRAAGRLALSGTAADIREFLEVGQFVAQAKDQEHATVAQLAALAQEAGRQAAKETVAAKSESAKAVKAAELAKQAALTAAKEAELAKDDTAAAARAAGRAAKAASQAASAAQTAINASQAANNAARVAASAASRAAAAAAGAAQAASNARNAAADAAVDKDNAAAARTAAEKARDAGKGAVLAADASDQAAVAADAAVAAADSAISAGANADLAADAATRAGNLAGQSSAAGAEARAAAAAAKRHAAEANRAAAAARDLAAKAATAARQAGASARAAAVHANNAAAAATEAADQAHDAAKAAERSTAHADAATEAANAASSAVAKAQEIYTLAREVETAELLGRTNAGLERAADHKAADEARIADIDALEQAVKDRNAERDRLVAVAAEPGADLTAVASQGRKLAVLVMKNGTAWERAAAEAALAGPDEVVIDYLRNGWRTAKEQDDRSYIERLAEESPTKAVRDAAETALDGDAATVTEFIKNGQYQAAATDMRVAIVQTIDGAGPILAEAGRTALATDDPKKFSVFLTDTQHTARTQDERVRAAQLLSSGGPEVQSAARIALAGSPQILHAFIATGQYKKERQDLLNATHKAQVQKLIADAAKIAATAQKNAQTAQKVAATARKAAAEANEWAEKANASATKAQGYADEAAQHAKDAETSAASAAASAKTATNVAKSADIAATDAASSAADATLSSEMAQVHAAGAWHAADEARKSAIAAGKDAAAAITASTEAFVIAVTKKRQEEEARRKAAVEEKERNEDGRRARQLYRCRQGIIPCDPYEYARWCRQSPINCQILEHGREIGDALDKSMDVTKEFIGLGELEACLQNKDFSSCATLVGEVLVGAKVKALKKSYDALKLLKRSCKIASRSTDVKRIALASSSDVPCFEHNVPGLPRSVDKIADSSGCEACAEQIRNSLGGGEIKKIMPIGASFLPAYRDIESGWYHHVVVVFNGRVYDAWTGRGGDTIAEYKARWKWNDMINFGF, from the coding sequence GTGAGCCTTCTGCCCCTTGCCCTCGCACTGAGCCTTCTGGGCACGGCACCTGTCTCAGCCGCGGAGCCTGAACCCGTCTCGGAGCGGATATCGGCGCTGGCTGAGGCCACCCCCAGCGATCGTGGCCGCGCGGTCGACTACTGGGTCGAAGGCGGCCCGGGCGTGAAGGCGGCCGCGGAGGCGGCCCTGACCGGCAGTGACGCCGAACTGCAGGCGTTCTTGACGGCGGCCGACGGCATCGCGCTTCAGGACAAACGTGTGTCCGCGGCACAGATTGCCGGCATCGGCGGTACGGAGCTTCTGACAGCCGCCCGCGCCGCCCTCGCAGGAACCCAGGAGGAGCTGGAGATCTTCCTCAGCTGGGGCTGGGAAGAGCCGATGAGGCAGGACGAGCGAGTCCAGGTCTCGCAGGTGATCAGTGCCGGCGGGCCGAATGTTCAGGACGCAGGTCGTGCTGCGCTGGCTGGTTCCGCGGATGATGTTGCCGCGTTCCTGCAGAAGGGGCAGTACACCCAGCGTGAGCAGGACGAACGGGTGCGGCTCGTTCAGGTGCTCAGCCTGGGCGGCACGAACGTGCGGGCTGCGGGCAGGCTGGCGCTGTCCGGCACCGCTGCGGACATCCGGGAGTTCCTGGAGGTCGGGCAGTTCGTCGCGCAGGCCAAGGACCAGGAGCATGCCACAGTCGCTCAGCTGGCCGCGCTGGCCCAGGAGGCGGGGCGGCAGGCCGCCAAGGAGACGGTGGCCGCCAAATCCGAGTCGGCCAAGGCGGTGAAGGCCGCAGAGCTGGCCAAACAAGCCGCGTTGACGGCGGCCAAGGAGGCGGAGCTCGCCAAGGACGACACGGCGGCGGCGGCCCGTGCCGCCGGACGCGCGGCGAAGGCGGCCTCGCAGGCCGCGAGCGCGGCGCAGACGGCGATCAACGCCTCCCAGGCGGCGAACAACGCGGCGCGGGTGGCTGCGAGCGCGGCATCGCGGGCAGCTGCCGCCGCGGCGGGCGCCGCCCAGGCGGCATCGAACGCGCGGAACGCGGCCGCTGACGCGGCAGTCGACAAGGACAACGCCGCCGCGGCGCGTACGGCGGCGGAGAAGGCCCGTGACGCGGGCAAGGGCGCCGTTCTGGCCGCCGACGCTTCCGACCAGGCCGCGGTCGCGGCCGACGCGGCCGTCGCCGCCGCGGACTCCGCCATCAGCGCGGGGGCCAACGCGGACCTCGCGGCCGACGCGGCCACCCGGGCGGGTAACCTCGCCGGCCAGTCCAGCGCCGCCGGTGCCGAGGCCCGCGCCGCGGCAGCCGCCGCCAAGCGCCACGCCGCCGAGGCCAACCGCGCCGCCGCCGCCGCCAGGGATCTGGCCGCCAAGGCGGCGACGGCGGCCCGCCAGGCAGGTGCGTCCGCCAGGGCGGCCGCTGTGCACGCGAACAACGCGGCGGCGGCCGCTACCGAGGCCGCCGACCAGGCGCACGACGCCGCGAAGGCGGCCGAGAGGTCCACCGCACACGCCGACGCGGCCACCGAGGCGGCGAACGCCGCGAGCAGTGCGGTGGCCAAGGCACAGGAGATATACACGCTCGCACGTGAAGTGGAGACGGCGGAACTCCTCGGCCGGACCAACGCGGGCCTTGAGCGAGCCGCCGACCACAAGGCTGCCGACGAGGCCCGGATCGCCGATATCGACGCGCTGGAGCAGGCGGTAAAGGACCGGAACGCCGAGCGGGACCGGCTGGTCGCCGTGGCAGCCGAACCGGGTGCCGACCTGACGGCCGTCGCGAGCCAGGGGCGCAAGCTTGCCGTACTCGTGATGAAGAACGGCACGGCGTGGGAGCGTGCCGCCGCCGAGGCAGCGCTCGCCGGCCCCGACGAGGTCGTCATCGACTACCTGCGCAACGGCTGGAGAACGGCCAAGGAGCAGGACGACCGTTCCTACATCGAGCGCCTCGCCGAGGAGAGCCCGACCAAAGCCGTCAGGGACGCGGCCGAGACCGCGCTGGACGGCGACGCGGCCACCGTCACCGAGTTCATCAAGAACGGCCAGTACCAGGCCGCCGCCACGGATATGCGCGTCGCCATCGTCCAGACCATCGATGGTGCGGGCCCGATCCTGGCGGAAGCTGGCCGGACAGCTCTCGCCACGGACGATCCGAAGAAGTTCAGCGTCTTCCTGACTGACACACAGCACACCGCGCGAACCCAGGACGAGCGGGTACGGGCAGCACAACTCCTCTCCTCCGGCGGCCCGGAGGTGCAGTCCGCAGCACGCATCGCCCTGGCGGGATCCCCGCAGATCCTCCACGCCTTCATCGCGACCGGGCAGTACAAGAAGGAACGCCAAGACCTTCTCAACGCCACCCACAAGGCGCAGGTCCAGAAGCTGATCGCCGACGCGGCGAAGATCGCCGCCACCGCGCAGAAGAACGCGCAGACCGCCCAGAAGGTCGCCGCCACTGCCCGCAAGGCAGCCGCCGAGGCCAACGAATGGGCGGAGAAGGCCAACGCGTCCGCGACCAAGGCGCAGGGCTACGCCGACGAAGCGGCACAACACGCCAAGGACGCCGAAACCTCTGCGGCCAGCGCAGCCGCCTCCGCCAAGACCGCCACCAACGTTGCGAAGAGTGCGGACATCGCCGCGACCGATGCCGCGAGTTCGGCAGCCGACGCCACGCTGTCCTCGGAGATGGCCCAGGTTCACGCGGCCGGCGCCTGGCACGCCGCCGACGAGGCACGGAAGTCGGCGATCGCCGCGGGCAAGGACGCGGCGGCAGCGATCACGGCGTCCACCGAGGCGTTCGTCATCGCGGTCACGAAGAAGCGGCAGGAGGAAGAGGCCCGCCGCAAGGCCGCCGTCGAGGAGAAGGAGAGGAACGAGGACGGCCGGCGGGCCAGACAGCTGTACCGGTGCAGGCAGGGCATCATCCCCTGCGATCCGTACGAGTACGCCCGCTGGTGCAGGCAGTCCCCGATCAATTGCCAAATCCTCGAACACGGCCGAGAAATCGGTGACGCGCTGGACAAGTCGATGGATGTCACCAAGGAGTTCATCGGCCTCGGCGAGCTCGAAGCGTGCCTCCAGAACAAGGACTTCTCCAGCTGCGCCACTCTCGTAGGAGAAGTCCTCGTCGGCGCCAAGGTCAAAGCGCTCAAGAAGTCGTACGACGCTCTCAAGCTCCTCAAGCGTAGCTGCAAGATCGCCAGCAGGTCTACAGACGTCAAGCGCATCGCGCTGGCATCGTCCAGTGACGTTCCGTGCTTCGAGCACAACGTCCCCGGGCTACCAAGGAGCGTTGACAAGATCGCTGATTCCAGTGGTTGCGAGGCTTGCGCCGAGCAGATCCGCAACAGCCTCGGGGGCGGCGAAATAAAAAAGATCATGCCGATAGGGGCCAGCTTTCTCCCTGCTTACCGTGATATTGAATCAGGGTGGTATCACCACGTGGTAGTGGTGTTCAATGGGCGGGTTTACGACGCCTGGACAGGGAGGGGCGGGGACACCATCGCCGAATACAAAGCCAGGTGGAAATGGAATGACATGATCAACTTCGGGTTCTAG
- a CDS encoding NACHT domain-containing protein yields MESADFATVFLAPVALASLALVVQAKRDSAQSQPLSEAVEILATRIRQQSASADSSVWSDPFPISIAWEQELGALTEDLPALRRRALSRPGPGTVAELQSIDGAGTELATVLLDKVPTKRLVLLGGVGAGKTVLLERLVEALLHRRTPAEPVPVRLPLNRWHASTMGLEEWMASRLVLEEPTLAQPAPAPFGGKSRAQALVELRQIIPVFDSFDELSAAARRQAIQQINGLGWSNHPLVLAGRTDEYAETVRRAGEEPLLLEGAAGVVIKPVDPDQAEAYLRQKGQDGEWGALVAELGSGSPVGLALRTPLMLFLCRSVCAGPYPATTGGELCETTLFPDEAAVRRHLFDSFVRTVYRSREGNARPFCDADQAERYLRFLARQHRNFQGGAGTELSWWTMHHIPAHVRRRISWTLAGLASLYVFVTLRSTAPLSLAVFCTLFLGFMVKTSMFTGPMLRTPSSGLRWRWRWIPAGVGALMGAAMVDVQVQEGEIARAPGPYLALAALFAVVGGAAFGWGPREADLEEPLTPDSLVKRDRRTFVGLVATWTASVTAVFALLMTLVMAYAVPVPEGAHLIDLVPPLLAALAFTSGLGLIVGLVMGFKDTAWGVYAVSRCCYALLGRVPFRLMAFLDDAHRLGVLRQSGASYEFRHVELERHLAG; encoded by the coding sequence TTGGAGTCGGCCGACTTCGCGACGGTCTTCCTGGCGCCTGTCGCCCTGGCCTCCTTGGCTCTCGTTGTGCAGGCGAAAAGGGACAGTGCCCAGTCGCAGCCCCTCTCTGAGGCAGTGGAGATCCTGGCGACGCGTATACGCCAGCAGAGCGCTTCGGCGGACAGCAGTGTGTGGAGCGACCCCTTCCCCATCTCCATCGCCTGGGAACAGGAATTGGGAGCCCTCACCGAAGACCTGCCTGCTCTGCGACGTAGGGCCTTGAGTCGCCCCGGACCGGGCACGGTGGCAGAGCTTCAGTCGATCGACGGCGCCGGTACGGAGCTGGCAACGGTCCTGCTCGACAAAGTGCCCACGAAGCGGCTGGTACTCCTCGGCGGTGTAGGGGCCGGCAAAACGGTGCTCCTGGAGCGACTGGTAGAGGCATTGCTCCACCGGCGTACACCCGCCGAGCCTGTGCCGGTACGCCTCCCCCTCAACCGCTGGCACGCAAGCACGATGGGGCTGGAGGAGTGGATGGCCTCCCGCCTGGTGCTGGAGGAACCCACCTTGGCACAGCCCGCTCCGGCGCCCTTCGGAGGAAAGAGCCGAGCCCAGGCTCTGGTCGAACTGCGGCAAATCATCCCCGTCTTCGACAGCTTCGATGAACTCTCCGCCGCGGCGAGAAGGCAGGCAATTCAACAGATCAACGGTCTCGGCTGGTCCAACCATCCCTTGGTGCTCGCCGGCCGGACCGACGAATACGCCGAGACGGTGCGCAGGGCGGGCGAAGAGCCACTGCTCCTCGAGGGCGCAGCCGGAGTCGTGATCAAGCCGGTGGACCCCGACCAAGCAGAGGCCTATTTGCGGCAGAAGGGCCAGGATGGGGAGTGGGGCGCCCTGGTCGCGGAGCTCGGGAGCGGCTCTCCCGTGGGTCTGGCTCTACGGACCCCCCTCATGTTGTTCCTGTGCCGTTCCGTCTGCGCAGGCCCATACCCTGCGACGACCGGGGGCGAGCTGTGCGAAACGACCCTGTTTCCCGACGAAGCCGCCGTGCGTCGGCACCTCTTCGACTCCTTCGTCCGTACGGTCTATCGGAGCAGGGAGGGAAACGCTCGGCCGTTCTGCGACGCCGACCAAGCCGAGCGGTATCTGCGCTTCCTCGCCCGGCAGCACCGCAACTTCCAGGGAGGTGCGGGCACCGAGCTGTCGTGGTGGACGATGCACCACATTCCCGCTCACGTCCGTCGACGGATCTCCTGGACACTCGCGGGCCTGGCGTCCCTCTACGTCTTCGTCACCTTGCGGAGCACCGCGCCACTCTCCCTCGCGGTCTTCTGCACTCTGTTCCTCGGGTTCATGGTCAAGACGTCGATGTTCACCGGCCCCATGCTCCGCACCCCTTCCTCGGGCCTGCGCTGGCGCTGGCGTTGGATCCCGGCGGGGGTCGGAGCGCTCATGGGCGCCGCCATGGTCGACGTGCAGGTGCAGGAGGGAGAGATCGCCAGGGCGCCGGGCCCGTATCTGGCCCTCGCCGCCCTTTTCGCCGTTGTGGGCGGTGCCGCCTTCGGCTGGGGTCCTCGCGAGGCCGACCTCGAAGAGCCCCTGACGCCAGACTCCCTGGTCAAGCGGGACCGGCGGACGTTCGTCGGACTGGTCGCGACGTGGACAGCTTCGGTAACCGCTGTGTTCGCCCTGCTCATGACGCTCGTGATGGCCTATGCCGTCCCCGTACCGGAGGGCGCGCACCTGATCGATCTCGTGCCGCCCCTCCTCGCCGCATTGGCCTTCACGAGCGGTTTGGGGCTGATCGTGGGGCTGGTCATGGGGTTCAAGGACACGGCGTGGGGCGTCTACGCGGTGAGCCGCTGCTGCTATGCGCTCCTGGGGCGGGTGCCGTTCCGGCTGATGGCATTCCTGGACGACGCACACCGGCTCGGCGTGCTCCGCCAGTCCGGTGCTTCCTATGAATTCCGGCACGTGGAGTTGGAACGCCACCTCGCGGGATGA